Proteins encoded within one genomic window of Manduca sexta isolate Smith_Timp_Sample1 chromosome 18, JHU_Msex_v1.0, whole genome shotgun sequence:
- the LOC115450687 gene encoding 5-hydroxytryptamine receptor 1, protein MATQNHKSHSLPSFVALPSCLLILVSIILLQPNAVDSVDCVDSLLASEYNYTNPNSTSNCTFFDTNSTHKHIKHSKYSTPVTIFLVILFLIVIVCTIVGNILVCVAVRLVRKLRRPSNYLIVSLAVSDLCVAIIVMPFATVYDIMGTWPFGPVICDFWASSDVLSCAASILNLCMISVDRYYAITKPLEYGVKRTPKRMLLCILIVWMSAAFISLPPVLILGNEKTETSCSVSQNQVYQIYATLGSFYIPLTVMVVVYYKIFRAARKIVKDEKRAQSHLETHCYLEINVKNGGAAEAKLLGNQPAAQPPPRGSTASTNTTCSVDKAESGLGRCFSGQRKSNESQCPMLQQPKTPTKPIHTINRSPTTLTPNNKPIVKDRRRPSETSNKMTTNRIRSSLSNFAQKSHIAKDLFHSQSSHQKKLRFQLAKERKASTTLGIIMSAFIICWLPFFVLALIRPFVEEDAIPDAVSALFLWLGYLNSLLNPIIYATLNRDFRKPFQEILFFRCSNLNHMMREEFYHSQYGDPDQHYCGNNTTKLHNYDEGVEIVSAIDREETRASESFL, encoded by the exons ATGGCGACTCAAAACCATAAATCTCACTCACTGCCTAGCTTTGTTGCTTTACCTTCGTGTCTTCTCATACTGGTATCTATAATTCTACTGCAACCGAACGCGGTTGATTCAGTTGATTGCGTAGATTCATTACTAGCGTCTGAGTATAACTACACTAACCCCAATTCCACTAGTAACTGCACGTTCTTCGATACCAATTCCACTCATAAGCACATAAAGCATTCAAAATATTCCACGCCAGTCACAATCTTTCTTGTAATATTATTCCTAATAGTAATAGTTTGTACCATAGTTGGAAACATTCTAGTTTGCGTTGCTGTTAGATTAGTGAGAAAACTGAGAAGACCAAGTAACTATTTGATCGTTTCGCTAGCAGTGAGTGATCTGTGTGTGGCTATAATTGTAATGCCATTCGCAACTGTCTACGATATAATGGGAACGTGGCCTTTCGGACCAGTCATTTGTGATTTTTGGGCATCAAGCGACGTTCTCTCGTGTGCAGCGAGTATTCTAAATCTTTGCATGATCTCAGTAGATCGTTACTATGCTATAACGAAGCCCTTAGAGTACGGGGTTAAAAGAACTCCAAAGAGGATGCTGTTGTGCATTTTAATTGTATGGATGAGTGCTGCTTTTATTTCGCTACCACCAGTATTGATACTGGGTAACGAGAAAACTGAAACCTCGTGTTCTGTCTCGCAAAATCAAGTATACCAAATTTATGCTACGCTGGGTTCGTTCTACATACCTCTCACAGTAATGGTCgtggtttattataaaatatttagagcTGCGAGGAAAATTGTAAAAGACGAGAAACGTGCTCAATCACATTTAGAGACGCACTGTTATCTTGAGATAAATGTCAAGAACGGTGGTGCGGCTGAAGCGAAACTGCTTGGTAACCAGCCTGCCGCCCAACCACCTCCTCGAGGATCAACAGCCAGTACTAATACTACC TGCAGCGTTGACAAAGCGGAGAGCGGATTAGGAAGGTGCTTCAGCGGTCAGCGAAAATCCAACGAGTCTCAGTGTCCAATGCTACAACAACCGAAGACACCCACCAAACCAATCCACACGATAAACCGATCTCCCACCACTCTCACGCCAAATAATAAGCCAATAGTGAAAGATAGACGGCGTCCCTCAGAAACCAGCAATAAAATGACGACAAACAGGATCCGCTCATCGCTTTCCAACTTTGCTCAAAAAAGCCACATTGCCAAAGACTTATTCCATTCGCAATCATCACATCAAAAGAAGCTGCGGTTTCAGCTGGCCAAGGAGCGGAAAGCCTCCACCACACTCGGAATCATCATGTCAGCATTCATCATTTGCTGGCTACCCTTCTTCGTGCTTGCGCTGATTAGGCCTTTCGTGGAAGAAGATGCGATTCCGGACGCCGTGAGTGCGCTGTTTCTTTGGCTAGGGTACTTGAACAGCTTGCTTAATCCGATAATTTACGCAACACTCAATAGAGATTTTAGAAAGCCCTTCCAAGAGATATTGTTCTTCAGGTGTTCAAACCTGAACCACATGATGCGCGAGGAATTCTATCATAGCCAATATGGTGATCCAGACCAACATTACTGTGGAAATAATACAACCAAACTGCATAATTACGATGAAGGCGTGGAGATAGTCTCGGCCATCGACAGGGAGGAGACTCGAGCGTCGGAGAGTTTTCTATGA